One region of Cyanobium sp. M30B3 genomic DNA includes:
- a CDS encoding 5-(carboxyamino)imidazole ribonucleotide synthase, with protein MVEIPAPSKLSQGPNGPSPAVIGVVGGGQLARMLAAAARELELSVVVQTPQADDPATGLAGAVVQAPLHDLQATRELARRCTAVTFENEWLDLEGLAQLAADGVTFLPSLAALQPLVSKQRQRQLLQRLGIPSPPWMLLADLPCLQPCPPSADGPPAFPPAGAAVSPELPGGWSYPLMAKAATGGYDGKGTRLLAGSDDLQRLLAEVDPQMWLLEAFVPFELELSQLVCRDHSGRVVCYPLVQTQQHRQVCDWVLTPAAVPHAVQAFARNMAVSLLTAIDYVGVLSIEFFYGPDGLQVNEIAPRTHNSGHVTIEACRTSQFAQQARIVAGLPLGDAELRVPGALMVNLLGFEHASDDYAERRGQLAALPGASVHWYGKRQASPGRKLGHVTLLLDAPSAEQRQAQASKRLAAVRAIWPLPPPESTQQP; from the coding sequence ATGGTTGAGATTCCAGCCCCGTCCAAGCTTTCGCAGGGTCCGAATGGCCCATCCCCGGCGGTGATCGGCGTGGTGGGCGGGGGCCAGCTGGCCCGGATGCTGGCGGCCGCCGCCCGGGAGCTGGAGCTGTCGGTGGTGGTGCAGACGCCCCAGGCCGATGATCCCGCCACCGGCCTGGCCGGCGCTGTGGTGCAGGCGCCCCTGCACGACCTGCAGGCCACCCGCGAACTGGCGCGGCGCTGCACCGCCGTGACGTTCGAGAATGAATGGCTTGACCTCGAAGGTCTGGCCCAGCTCGCCGCCGATGGGGTGACCTTCCTGCCATCGCTGGCCGCCCTGCAGCCCCTGGTGAGCAAGCAGCGGCAGCGCCAGCTCCTGCAGCGTCTCGGCATTCCCAGCCCCCCCTGGATGCTGCTGGCCGACCTGCCCTGCCTGCAGCCGTGCCCGCCCTCGGCGGATGGCCCCCCGGCCTTCCCCCCAGCTGGGGCCGCCGTGTCCCCGGAACTGCCTGGCGGTTGGTCGTATCCGCTGATGGCCAAGGCCGCCACCGGCGGCTATGACGGCAAGGGCACCCGGCTCCTGGCCGGCAGCGACGACCTGCAGCGGCTGCTGGCGGAGGTGGATCCACAGATGTGGTTGCTGGAGGCCTTTGTGCCCTTTGAGCTGGAGCTCTCCCAGCTGGTGTGCCGTGACCACAGCGGTCGGGTGGTCTGCTACCCGCTGGTGCAGACCCAGCAGCACCGGCAGGTGTGCGACTGGGTGCTGACGCCTGCCGCTGTGCCCCACGCCGTGCAGGCCTTCGCCCGCAACATGGCCGTCTCCCTGCTCACGGCCATCGACTACGTGGGCGTGCTCTCGATCGAATTCTTCTATGGACCCGATGGCCTGCAGGTGAATGAGATCGCTCCCCGCACCCACAACTCCGGCCACGTCACGATCGAGGCCTGTCGCACCAGCCAGTTCGCCCAGCAGGCCCGCATCGTGGCCGGTCTGCCCCTGGGGGATGCGGAGCTCAGGGTGCCGGGTGCCCTGATGGTGAACCTGCTGGGCTTTGAGCACGCCAGCGACGACTACGCCGAGCGGCGAGGCCAGTTGGCGGCTCTGCCCGGAGCCAGCGTGCACTGGTACGGCAAACGGCAGGCCAGTCCCGGGCGCAAGCTGGGCCATGTCACCCTGCTGCTCGACGCCCCTTCCGCCGAGCAACGGCAGGCCCAGGCCAGCAAGCGCCTGGCCGCCGTGCGTGCGATCTGGCCCCTGCCGCCGCCGGAATCCACCCAGCAGCCGTAA
- a CDS encoding orange carotenoid-binding protein has product MFTLEKAAQIFPDTLSADVVPAITARYRLLSAEDQLALIWYAYLEMGSTITVAAPGAARMQFAEPVLNQIKAMDFAQQSQVMCDLANRSDTPIGRTYALWSVNIKLGFWYQLGEWMAAGLVAPIPEGYQLSANASSVLSSVKGVEQGQQITLLRNFVVDMGFDPAKGEGQRVAEPIVAPTPEEQRKKVFIEGVLNPTVNSYMDLLNANDFDNLIQLFLPDGALQPPFQKPIVGSDKILRFFREDCQNLKLLPERGYAEPTEGDFTQIKVTGKVQTPWFGAGIGMNVAWRFLLNPEGKIYFVAIDLLASPAELLKFQR; this is encoded by the coding sequence ATGTTCACGCTCGAGAAGGCTGCCCAGATCTTCCCTGATACCCTCTCAGCGGACGTGGTGCCCGCCATCACCGCGCGCTACCGCCTGCTCAGCGCTGAGGACCAGCTGGCCCTGATCTGGTACGCCTATCTCGAGATGGGCTCCACGATCACTGTGGCAGCCCCGGGGGCGGCACGGATGCAGTTCGCGGAGCCGGTGCTCAACCAGATCAAGGCGATGGACTTCGCCCAGCAGAGCCAGGTGATGTGCGACCTGGCCAACCGCAGCGACACCCCGATCGGCCGCACCTACGCGCTGTGGTCGGTGAACATCAAGCTGGGGTTCTGGTATCAGCTGGGCGAGTGGATGGCCGCCGGTCTGGTGGCACCGATCCCCGAGGGCTACCAGCTGTCGGCCAACGCCTCTTCCGTCCTCAGTTCGGTAAAGGGGGTGGAGCAGGGACAGCAGATCACCCTGCTGCGCAACTTCGTGGTGGACATGGGCTTCGACCCTGCCAAGGGAGAAGGTCAGCGGGTGGCCGAGCCGATCGTGGCCCCCACCCCCGAGGAGCAGCGCAAGAAGGTGTTCATCGAAGGGGTGCTCAATCCCACGGTGAACAGCTACATGGATCTGCTCAACGCCAACGACTTCGACAACCTGATCCAGCTGTTCCTGCCCGACGGCGCCCTGCAGCCGCCCTTCCAGAAGCCGATCGTGGGCAGCGACAAGATCCTGCGCTTCTTCCGTGAGGACTGCCAGAACCTGAAGCTGCTGCCCGAGCGCGGCTACGCCGAACCCACCGAAGGCGACTTCACCCAGATCAAGGTCACCGGCAAGGTGCAGACCCCCTGGTTCGGTGCCGGCATCGGCATGAACGTGGCCTGGCGTTTTCTGCTCAACCCCGAGGGCAAGATCTATTTCGTGGCCATCGACCTGCTGGCCTCGCCAGCTGAACTGCTCAAGTTCCAGCGTTGA
- the petN gene encoding cytochrome b6-f complex subunit PetN produces the protein MLITLGWASLAALFSFSIAMVVWGRHGDGSINF, from the coding sequence ATGCTGATCACCCTGGGTTGGGCCTCTCTGGCTGCTCTGTTCAGCTTCTCGATCGCCATGGTGGTGTGGGGACGCCACGGCGACGGCAGCATCAATTTCTGA
- a CDS encoding tryptophan-rich sensory protein yields MLAAVLILLAMAAVVLLLNPSRDDFSWFLRLRRPAWLTFERLIPLIWISIYACFWCSALLSWRARGNWALMLAFLGLVLLVQSYTWVICRTRSLAAGTWIGFVGWIWGMALAVVLAGRVPLAAMLLLPYLLWSPIGTLVTWQMQRLNR; encoded by the coding sequence ATGCTTGCCGCTGTGTTGATCCTGCTGGCGATGGCTGCAGTGGTGCTGCTGCTGAATCCCAGCCGGGACGACTTCTCCTGGTTTCTGCGGCTGCGCCGGCCGGCCTGGCTCACCTTTGAGCGGCTGATCCCCCTGATCTGGATCAGCATCTACGCCTGTTTCTGGTGTTCAGCGCTGCTGAGCTGGCGCGCCCGCGGCAACTGGGCACTGATGCTGGCGTTTCTGGGATTGGTGCTGCTGGTGCAGAGCTACACCTGGGTGATCTGCCGCACGCGCAGCCTGGCCGCCGGCACCTGGATCGGTTTCGTGGGCTGGATCTGGGGGATGGCCCTGGCGGTGGTGCTGGCGGGCCGAGTGCCTCTGGCGGCCATGCTCCTGCTGCCCTATCTGCTCTGGAGCCCCATTGGCACGCTGGTGACCTGGCAGATGCAGCGCCTGAATCGCTGA
- the clpS gene encoding ATP-dependent Clp protease adapter ClpS, with the protein MAVTAPLQVQQGQGLREPYPNFRVVVLDDDVNTFQHVVECLVRYIPGMQPDKAWDLAHCIDGEGSAVVWCGPQEQAELYHQQLAAEGLTMAPLQPD; encoded by the coding sequence ATGGCCGTCACCGCGCCGCTGCAGGTGCAGCAAGGGCAGGGTCTGCGAGAGCCTTACCCCAACTTCAGGGTGGTGGTGCTGGATGACGACGTGAACACCTTTCAGCACGTGGTGGAGTGCCTGGTGCGCTACATCCCGGGCATGCAACCGGACAAGGCCTGGGACCTGGCCCATTGCATCGACGGCGAGGGCTCGGCCGTGGTGTGGTGTGGCCCCCAGGAGCAGGCGGAGCTGTACCACCAGCAGCTCGCGGCCGAGGGCCTCACCATGGCGCCCCTGCAACCGGACTGA
- a CDS encoding sugar ABC transporter permease has product MSSSAPRTATAWGFLTPGLLLLGLSVLIPAAMALVISFTQTGLDVREPLRFIGLANIRRLLTDPMFARVSVTTFLYLVAVVPPMVLGSLALAVLVNRKLPGIHWFRGALYTPVLVSIVVAAIAFRWLYAENGLVNGWLAALLGEGFSPIGFLTSPLLALPSVMLVTLWKGLGYYMVIFLAGLQGISPDLYEAASLDGSDGWRKHLDITLPLLRPYITLVAVISAIASTKVFEEVFLMTQGGPADATRTVVYYVYDQAFAELEISYACTVGLALFLAVLLLSLVRYAFAGDKGFS; this is encoded by the coding sequence ATGTCCAGTTCCGCCCCCCGTACAGCCACCGCCTGGGGCTTCCTCACTCCGGGTCTGCTGCTCCTGGGTCTGTCGGTGCTGATCCCCGCGGCCATGGCCCTGGTGATCAGTTTCACCCAGACCGGCCTGGACGTGCGTGAACCCCTGCGCTTCATCGGCCTGGCGAACATCCGCCGCCTGCTCACCGACCCGATGTTTGCCCGGGTGAGTGTCACCACCTTCCTGTATCTGGTTGCGGTGGTGCCGCCGATGGTGCTGGGCTCCCTGGCCCTGGCGGTGCTGGTGAACCGCAAACTGCCGGGCATCCACTGGTTTCGCGGTGCCCTGTACACCCCGGTGCTGGTGTCGATCGTGGTGGCCGCCATCGCCTTCCGCTGGCTCTACGCCGAGAACGGGCTGGTGAACGGCTGGCTGGCGGCCCTGCTGGGCGAGGGGTTCAGCCCGATCGGGTTTCTCACCTCGCCGCTGCTGGCCCTGCCGTCCGTGATGCTGGTGACGCTGTGGAAGGGGCTGGGCTACTACATGGTGATTTTTCTGGCCGGCCTGCAGGGCATCTCCCCCGATCTCTACGAGGCCGCCTCCCTCGATGGCAGTGATGGCTGGCGCAAGCACCTCGACATCACCCTTCCCCTGCTGCGGCCCTACATCACCCTGGTGGCCGTGATCTCCGCAATCGCCTCCACCAAGGTGTTCGAGGAGGTGTTCCTGATGACCCAGGGCGGCCCGGCTGACGCCACGCGCACCGTGGTGTACTACGTGTATGACCAGGCCTTTGCCGAACTGGAAATCAGCTATGCCTGCACCGTGGGGCTGGCCCTGTTCCTGGCGGTGTTGCTGCTCAGCCTGGTGCGTTATGCCTTTGCCGGCGACAAGGGCTTCAGCTGA
- the recQ gene encoding DNA helicase RecQ: MPAPADPRAVLRRVFGYEAFRGPQEAIVRHVISGGSGLVLMPTGGGKSLCYQVPALCRPGLAVVVSPLIALMQDQVEALLQLGVRAAALHSGLEASEAAAVWRQLQAGELQLLYVSPERLLGGDLLERLAALPGPGPLALFAIDEAHCVSQWGHDFRPEYIQLGVLAEHFPQVPRLALTATADPRTRTEIVERLRLEDGRVFLASFDRPNIRYLLRAKDQASQQLLAFLAEHRHEAGIVYARSRNRVDQLCRELQRAGYDAVAYHAGLSGEQRSRALQRFRQEAAVVVVATIAFGMGIDKPDVRFVAHVDLPKSLEAYYQETGRAGRDGLPAVAWMVHGPGDIPQLRRFIEDSTASEEQKRIERGKLDTLIGFTEATGCRRQVLLRHFGEELAEPCGNCDGCLEPQALVDVALPVQKLLSAVYRTGQRFGAAHVVDVLLGGSTEKIRQLGHDQLSVYGIGRELDRGQWRALVRQLLSREVLLAPAEARGGLCFGAEERVRPLLRGEQRLELALPAPRRERRRQATQSGESAGTAAGSAWDGEVDDSLLARLKEWRREQARHQGVPPYVVFHDRTLVEVAARRPTDLESLAQVNGIGAAKLERYGEAVLAVVRSS, translated from the coding sequence ATGCCTGCCCCTGCCGATCCCCGGGCCGTGCTGCGTCGGGTGTTCGGCTACGAGGCCTTCCGCGGCCCCCAGGAGGCGATCGTCCGCCACGTGATCTCCGGTGGCTCGGGGCTGGTGCTGATGCCCACCGGTGGCGGCAAGTCGCTCTGCTACCAGGTGCCGGCGCTGTGCCGCCCGGGGTTGGCGGTGGTGGTGTCGCCGCTGATCGCCCTGATGCAGGACCAGGTGGAGGCTCTGCTGCAACTGGGAGTGCGGGCGGCGGCACTGCACTCGGGTCTGGAGGCCAGTGAAGCGGCCGCGGTGTGGCGACAGCTCCAGGCCGGCGAGCTGCAACTGCTTTACGTGTCGCCGGAGCGGCTGCTGGGCGGCGACCTGCTGGAGCGGCTCGCGGCGCTGCCCGGCCCTGGGCCCCTGGCCCTGTTCGCCATCGATGAGGCCCACTGCGTCTCGCAGTGGGGCCACGACTTCCGGCCGGAGTACATCCAGCTGGGGGTGCTGGCCGAGCACTTTCCCCAGGTGCCACGGCTGGCGCTCACGGCCACCGCCGATCCGCGCACCCGCACGGAGATCGTGGAGCGGCTGCGGCTGGAGGACGGCCGGGTGTTCCTGGCCAGCTTCGACCGGCCCAACATCCGCTACCTGCTGCGCGCCAAGGATCAGGCGAGCCAGCAGCTGCTCGCCTTTCTGGCCGAACACCGCCACGAGGCGGGAATCGTGTATGCCCGCTCCCGCAACCGGGTGGACCAGCTCTGCCGCGAGCTGCAGCGGGCCGGCTACGACGCCGTGGCCTATCACGCGGGGCTGAGTGGGGAGCAGCGCAGCCGGGCCCTGCAGCGCTTCCGCCAGGAGGCGGCGGTGGTGGTGGTGGCCACGATCGCCTTCGGCATGGGCATCGACAAGCCGGACGTGCGCTTTGTTGCCCATGTGGATCTGCCCAAGAGCCTGGAGGCCTATTACCAGGAGACGGGCAGGGCGGGCCGGGACGGGCTGCCGGCGGTGGCCTGGATGGTGCACGGCCCCGGCGACATCCCGCAGCTGCGGCGCTTCATCGAGGACTCCACGGCCAGCGAGGAGCAGAAACGGATCGAACGCGGCAAGCTCGACACGCTGATCGGCTTCACCGAGGCCACGGGGTGCCGCCGCCAAGTGCTGCTGCGCCATTTCGGCGAGGAGCTGGCGGAGCCCTGCGGCAACTGCGATGGCTGCCTGGAGCCCCAGGCCCTGGTGGACGTGGCGCTGCCGGTGCAGAAACTGCTCTCGGCGGTGTACCGCACCGGCCAGCGCTTCGGCGCCGCCCATGTGGTGGATGTGCTGCTGGGGGGCAGCACCGAGAAGATCCGCCAGCTGGGCCACGACCAGCTGAGTGTGTACGGCATCGGCCGGGAGCTCGACCGGGGCCAGTGGCGGGCCCTGGTGCGCCAGCTGCTCAGCCGGGAGGTGCTCCTGGCCCCGGCCGAGGCCAGGGGCGGACTGTGCTTCGGGGCCGAGGAGCGGGTGCGGCCGTTGCTGCGAGGCGAGCAGCGGCTGGAGCTGGCCCTGCCGGCACCCCGGCGGGAACGGCGCCGCCAGGCCACGCAGTCCGGGGAGTCGGCCGGCACGGCTGCGGGATCCGCCTGGGATGGCGAGGTGGACGACTCCCTGCTGGCCCGGCTCAAGGAGTGGCGGCGGGAGCAGGCCCGGCACCAGGGGGTGCCTCCCTATGTGGTGTTCCACGACCGCACCCTGGTGGAGGTGGCCGCCCGACGGCCAACCGACCTCGAGAGCCTGGCCCAGGTGAACGGCATCGGCGCCGCCAAGCTGGAGCGCTATGGCGAGGCGGTACTGGCGGTGGTTAGATCGTCCTGA
- a CDS encoding fatty acid desaturase — MGLAALILLLWLGSLPAILLVDLTCLAAPLALVAVLVRTLLQTGLFIVAHDAMHGLLMPRRPRANHQLGAIALALYGALGYGRCRRNHDLHHQRPASASDPDFHRDPGDGALLWYLQFMAGYLTPRQMALLLSGWGGLAAGLWLTQAIPWQQAGLRVLLGCTLPLLLSSLQLFVVGTYLPHRRHGSGGPISLAWPSWLSLLACYHFGYHREHHEQPGLAWFQLPQAHRRNKTLALP; from the coding sequence CTGGGACTGGCGGCCCTGATCCTGCTGCTCTGGCTGGGATCGCTTCCGGCCATCCTGCTGGTGGACCTCACATGCCTGGCCGCTCCACTGGCACTGGTGGCCGTTCTGGTGCGCACGCTGCTGCAGACAGGCCTGTTCATCGTGGCCCACGACGCCATGCACGGGCTGCTGATGCCGCGCCGGCCCCGGGCCAACCACCAGCTCGGTGCCATCGCCCTGGCCCTTTATGGCGCCCTGGGCTATGGCCGCTGCCGCCGCAACCATGACCTGCACCACCAGCGTCCGGCCTCGGCCAGCGATCCGGATTTCCATCGGGATCCTGGCGATGGCGCCCTGCTCTGGTATCTGCAGTTCATGGCCGGCTACCTGACCCCACGGCAGATGGCCCTGTTGCTGAGCGGATGGGGAGGGTTGGCCGCGGGTCTCTGGCTGACCCAGGCCATTCCCTGGCAGCAGGCCGGCCTGCGGGTGCTGCTCGGTTGCACCCTGCCGCTGCTGCTCAGTTCACTGCAGTTGTTCGTCGTGGGCACCTACCTGCCCCATCGCAGGCATGGGAGCGGCGGCCCGATCAGTCTGGCCTGGCCCAGCTGGCTCTCGCTGCTGGCCTGCTACCACTTCGGCTACCACCGAGAACACCATGAGCAGCCCGGCCTGGCCTGGTTTCAACTGCCTCAGGCCCATCGACGTAACAAAACCCTCGCGTTGCCCTGA
- a CDS encoding photosystem II biogenesis protein Psp29, with protein MSAALTVSDSKRAFHSAFPHVIAPLYRRLVDELLVELHLLSRQRGFQSDPLFAAGLIQVFDSFARGYRPEQQREDLLAALCGASGFDASALRSQRDAAVAAIGQHSVGEVEQWIREQGQGAPEPLASALANIRRPDFHYSRLMAVGLLSLLEQAQGADGMDPANLRRNAHDLGAAMGLLRDRLDKDLSLYAGNLEKMAQAVELMEETVAAERRKRERQQAAASTEQDAEAREQAAAPAAAVVAAGDEGTAAAAGDPATGA; from the coding sequence GTGAGCGCCGCCCTCACCGTTTCAGACAGCAAGCGCGCTTTCCACAGCGCCTTCCCCCATGTGATCGCCCCGCTCTACAGGCGCCTGGTCGATGAACTGCTGGTGGAGCTGCACCTGCTGAGCCGCCAGCGGGGATTCCAGAGCGATCCCCTGTTTGCCGCAGGGCTGATCCAGGTGTTCGACAGCTTTGCCCGCGGCTACCGGCCTGAACAACAGCGCGAAGACCTGTTGGCGGCCCTGTGCGGTGCCTCCGGGTTTGATGCCAGCGCGCTGCGGAGCCAGCGCGACGCCGCCGTGGCGGCGATCGGCCAGCACAGCGTGGGCGAGGTGGAGCAGTGGATCCGCGAGCAGGGCCAGGGGGCTCCGGAGCCGCTGGCCTCGGCCCTCGCCAACATCCGCCGCCCGGATTTCCACTATTCGCGCCTGATGGCGGTGGGGTTGCTCAGCCTGCTGGAGCAGGCCCAGGGGGCCGACGGCATGGACCCGGCCAACCTGCGCCGCAACGCCCACGACCTGGGCGCGGCCATGGGGCTGCTGCGCGACCGCCTGGACAAGGACCTCAGCCTCTACGCCGGCAACCTGGAGAAGATGGCCCAGGCGGTGGAACTGATGGAGGAGACGGTGGCGGCGGAGCGCCGCAAGCGGGAGCGTCAGCAGGCGGCGGCGAGCACTGAGCAGGACGCTGAGGCTAGGGAGCAAGCGGCGGCGCCAGCCGCGGCTGTGGTAGCTGCTGGGGACGAGGGGACGGCAGCGGCGGCTGGGGATCCGGCGACCGGGGCGTGA
- a CDS encoding glycosyl hydrolase family 57, which translates to MQHQEPPPIAGREAELTALLQAPDTVALPKHAWRLEGIRSGFACALHMHQPTIPAGAHGELIGHLQWMVEHPGVGDNHNAEPFAQCYRRLADILPQLNREGCSPRIMLDYSGTLLWGFEQMGRQDILDALRFLSGDAAMQSQVEWLGSFWSHAVAPSTPIPDLKLQILAWQHHFAALFGDAALQRVRGFSLPEMALPNHPDTLYALVRALRDCGYRWLLVQEHSVENGDGSALSPLQKHLPNRLVARSSSGAVASITALIKTQGSDTKLVGQMQPYHEALTLERGALGAVRVPPLVSQIADGENGGVMMNEFPAAFIQTHQRIASMGGSEAGKQAATVAMNGTEYLQLLEAAGVREVDLPEIQAVHQHRLWQWLGEPGPGGHSPAAVAEAIRELQTNAAGFSMAGASWTNNLSWVEGYANVLEPMEQLSARFHQHFDHQVATDPAVTASPTYQQALLYLLLLETSCFRYWGQGTWTDYAHELHRRGIAAIPAPP; encoded by the coding sequence ATGCAGCATCAGGAGCCGCCGCCGATCGCTGGGCGGGAGGCCGAGCTCACGGCACTGCTGCAGGCGCCTGACACGGTGGCGTTACCGAAGCACGCATGGCGGCTGGAGGGGATCCGCTCGGGCTTCGCCTGTGCCCTGCACATGCACCAGCCCACGATTCCGGCCGGGGCGCACGGCGAGCTGATCGGCCATCTGCAGTGGATGGTCGAGCATCCCGGCGTGGGCGATAACCACAACGCCGAGCCGTTCGCCCAGTGCTACAGGCGCCTGGCAGACATCCTGCCCCAGCTCAACCGCGAGGGCTGCAGCCCGCGCATCATGCTGGATTATTCCGGCACCCTGCTCTGGGGGTTTGAGCAGATGGGCCGCCAGGACATCCTGGATGCCCTGCGCTTTCTGAGCGGCGATGCAGCCATGCAGAGCCAGGTGGAGTGGCTCGGCAGCTTCTGGAGCCACGCGGTGGCCCCCTCCACGCCGATCCCCGATCTGAAGCTGCAGATCCTGGCCTGGCAGCACCATTTCGCCGCCCTGTTCGGCGACGCGGCACTGCAACGGGTGCGGGGCTTCTCCCTGCCGGAGATGGCCCTTCCCAACCATCCCGACACCCTGTATGCCCTGGTGCGAGCCCTGCGCGACTGCGGCTACCGCTGGCTGCTGGTGCAGGAACACAGCGTGGAGAACGGCGACGGTTCAGCACTCAGTCCGCTGCAGAAACACCTGCCCAACCGGCTGGTGGCCCGCAGTTCCAGTGGCGCCGTGGCCAGCATCACCGCCTTGATCAAGACCCAGGGCTCCGACACCAAGCTGGTGGGCCAGATGCAGCCGTATCACGAGGCGCTCACGCTCGAGCGTGGGGCCCTCGGGGCCGTGCGGGTGCCGCCGCTGGTGAGCCAGATCGCCGACGGCGAGAACGGCGGCGTGATGATGAACGAGTTTCCCGCAGCCTTCATCCAGACCCACCAGCGCATCGCCAGCATGGGCGGAAGCGAAGCCGGGAAACAGGCCGCAACGGTGGCGATGAACGGCACGGAGTACCTGCAGCTGCTGGAGGCCGCCGGTGTACGCGAGGTCGATCTGCCGGAGATTCAAGCCGTGCACCAGCACCGCCTGTGGCAGTGGCTCGGCGAGCCGGGGCCGGGCGGCCACAGCCCCGCGGCGGTGGCGGAGGCGATCCGTGAGCTGCAGACCAACGCTGCCGGTTTCTCCATGGCCGGCGCCTCCTGGACCAACAACCTCAGCTGGGTGGAGGGCTACGCCAACGTGCTCGAGCCGATGGAGCAGCTCAGCGCCCGCTTCCATCAGCATTTCGACCACCAGGTGGCGACCGATCCGGCCGTGACGGCCTCGCCCACCTATCAGCAGGCGCTGCTATACCTGCTGCTGCTGGAGACCAGCTGCTTTCGCTACTGGGGCCAGGGCACCTGGACCGACTATGCCCACGAGCTTCACCGCCGCGGCATAGCGGCCATCCCCGCTCCCCCTTGA
- a CDS encoding DUF427 domain-containing protein, whose protein sequence is MQAKWNGAIIASSDDIVTVEGNAYFPAEALLSEAFRPSSHRSVCGWKGEAHYYDVVVDGAVNANAAWFYPDPKPAAAQIRGRVAFWKGVKVSAD, encoded by the coding sequence ATGCAAGCCAAATGGAATGGCGCGATCATCGCCAGCAGTGATGACATCGTCACCGTGGAGGGCAATGCCTATTTCCCCGCAGAGGCCCTGCTCTCCGAAGCGTTTCGCCCCTCCAGCCATCGCAGCGTGTGCGGCTGGAAGGGCGAGGCCCACTACTACGACGTGGTGGTGGACGGAGCTGTGAATGCCAATGCCGCCTGGTTCTACCCCGACCCCAAGCCGGCAGCAGCCCAGATCAGGGGCAGGGTTGCATTCTGGAAGGGTGTGAAGGTGTCTGCCGACTGA
- a CDS encoding CofH family radical SAM protein codes for MVSPPVSEWALPYRGLRACELLDAILAVQPPAQPDAGVALALLEHHWHGSDLHLLRSRADALRRRLVGDTVTYVVNRNLNASNICVQRCSFCAFRRDAGQPGAYWLPLPELQARARQAQAAGATELCVQGGLNPLARLNGSHLADAEQLLEALREAAPGIHLHAFSPQELLYFAEQDGVRLDLVLQRLQQAGLGSVPGTAAEVLSERVRRRLCPEKLGARAWVAVMLEVHRAGLASTSTLMAGHIEQPADLAAHLLTLVAIQAHARRSGSPGFSEFVLLPFIGAAAPAVLRQQVGRDQPDQPAMLRLTALARLILGGWIPDHQPSWVKLGLDGATEALTWGCNDLGGTLMEEHITSMAGARGGSSQSVPNLRRAARQLHRPVRQRTTLYGWL; via the coding sequence TTGGTCAGTCCTCCAGTCAGCGAGTGGGCCCTTCCCTACCGCGGGCTGAGGGCCTGCGAGCTTCTCGATGCCATTCTGGCGGTGCAGCCGCCGGCCCAGCCGGATGCCGGTGTGGCCCTGGCCCTGCTGGAGCACCACTGGCACGGCTCCGATCTACACCTGCTGCGCAGCCGGGCCGATGCGCTTCGCCGCCGCCTGGTGGGAGACACGGTCACCTACGTGGTGAACCGCAATCTCAACGCCTCCAACATCTGCGTTCAGCGCTGTTCCTTCTGCGCCTTCCGCCGGGACGCCGGCCAGCCGGGCGCCTACTGGCTGCCCCTGCCAGAGCTGCAGGCACGGGCCCGCCAGGCCCAGGCCGCCGGGGCCACCGAACTGTGCGTGCAGGGTGGACTCAACCCCCTGGCCCGCCTGAACGGCAGTCACCTCGCCGATGCCGAGCAGTTGCTTGAGGCCCTGCGGGAAGCCGCGCCTGGCATCCATCTGCACGCCTTCTCACCCCAGGAGCTGTTGTATTTCGCCGAGCAGGATGGGGTCCGGCTCGACCTCGTGCTCCAGCGGCTCCAGCAGGCCGGTCTGGGTTCGGTGCCCGGCACCGCCGCCGAGGTGCTGTCCGAACGCGTGCGCCGCCGCCTCTGCCCCGAGAAGCTCGGGGCCCGGGCCTGGGTTGCGGTGATGCTGGAGGTGCATCGCGCCGGTCTGGCCAGTACCAGCACCCTGATGGCCGGTCACATCGAGCAACCGGCCGATCTGGCGGCCCACCTGCTCACCCTGGTGGCGATTCAGGCCCATGCCCGCCGATCGGGATCCCCCGGCTTCAGTGAGTTCGTGTTGCTGCCGTTCATCGGTGCAGCAGCCCCTGCCGTGCTGCGCCAGCAGGTGGGCCGCGACCAACCCGACCAGCCGGCCATGCTGCGACTCACTGCCCTGGCCCGGCTGATTCTGGGGGGCTGGATCCCGGACCACCAACCCAGCTGGGTGAAACTGGGCCTCGACGGCGCCACCGAAGCCCTCACCTGGGGCTGCAATGACCTGGGCGGAACCCTGATGGAAGAGCACATCACCAGCATGGCCGGGGCCCGGGGAGGATCCTCCCAGTCCGTGCCCAACCTGCGCCGCGCCGCCCGTCAGCTGCACCGCCCCGTGCGCCAGCGCACCACCCTCTACGGCTGGCTCTGA